From a region of the Qipengyuania spongiae genome:
- a CDS encoding homocysteine S-methyltransferase family protein, whose amino-acid sequence MTTVREVFLAEAAKRILIVDGAFGTEIQSWKLSEEDYAGSLGLARDQKGNNDILALTKPEVPEFIHRAYFAAGADIAETNTFSANRISQADYAAEHLVHEINVESARLARRVADEFVARDGRPRFVAGAIGPTNKTLSLSPDVDDPGFREIDWDELVDVYRAQAEALVEGGADFILVETIFDTLNAKAGIMAVRQVEQALGRDVPIMLSMTLTDLSGRNLSGHTVEAFWHAVRHAKPLTVGLNCSFGATQLRPHVRTLSAIADCPIMVYPNAGLPNELGEYDETPGETAGFVHEWAEHGQVNVLGGCCGSTPAHIAAIARKVATLAPRQLPSPPVVTRLAGLEPFEMAA is encoded by the coding sequence ATGACCACGGTCCGTGAGGTTTTTCTGGCGGAAGCAGCGAAGCGTATTCTCATTGTCGACGGCGCCTTCGGCACCGAGATCCAGAGCTGGAAGCTGTCGGAAGAAGATTACGCCGGTTCGCTCGGCCTCGCCCGCGACCAGAAGGGCAACAACGACATTCTCGCGCTGACAAAACCCGAAGTGCCCGAGTTCATCCACCGCGCCTATTTCGCCGCCGGAGCCGATATTGCGGAGACGAACACCTTCTCCGCCAACCGGATAAGCCAAGCGGATTACGCCGCCGAGCATCTGGTGCATGAGATCAATGTCGAGAGCGCCCGGCTCGCGCGCCGCGTGGCCGACGAATTCGTCGCTCGGGACGGCAGGCCGCGCTTCGTCGCCGGAGCGATCGGTCCGACCAACAAGACGCTGTCACTCTCGCCCGACGTCGACGATCCGGGTTTCCGCGAGATCGACTGGGACGAGCTGGTCGACGTCTATCGCGCGCAGGCCGAGGCGCTTGTCGAGGGCGGGGCCGATTTCATTCTGGTCGAAACGATCTTCGACACGCTCAACGCCAAGGCGGGGATCATGGCGGTGCGGCAGGTGGAGCAGGCCTTGGGCCGCGACGTGCCGATCATGTTGTCCATGACGCTGACGGATTTGTCGGGGCGCAATCTGTCGGGCCATACGGTCGAGGCGTTCTGGCACGCCGTGCGCCACGCGAAACCCCTGACGGTCGGGCTCAACTGCTCGTTCGGCGCGACCCAGCTGCGCCCGCATGTCCGCACGCTCAGCGCCATCGCCGACTGCCCGATCATGGTTTATCCCAATGCCGGCCTTCCCAACGAGCTCGGCGAATATGACGAGACGCCCGGCGAGACGGCAGGCTTCGTCCACGAATGGGCCGAGCACGGGCAGGTGAACGTCCTCGGCGGGTGCTGCGGTTCGACACCGGCGCATATCGCCGCGATCGCCCGAAAGGTCGCGACGCTCGCTCCGAGGCAGCTTCCTTCGCCTCCGGTCGTGACGCGCCTCGCCGGTCTCGAACCGTTCGAGATGGCCGCCTGA
- a CDS encoding HAD-IIB family hydrolase — protein sequence MEDVAYGITADTGGHIKYVLELAEASAADPAIARIDLVTRGFCDAQLGERYAPGRCETEGKIRIVRLDDGDPSYLGKEDLHLRHEELVEAFFAYLGGLDRLPDLIHAHYADAGLLARRAKEKLGIPYVFTGHSLGAVKRQASEIDDDNLERRIAIEEAALETANAVIASSRDEAEAQYAHYRSIESGHIRVIPPGCELERFENAKPTDKARRDIARFLREPGKPMILAIARPVRKKNLIALVEAYAADPRLREMANLVIVAGCRTRMADLEPECREVCEDLIAAVDAHDLYGKIAYPKSHDPEDIPAYYALARETGGVFVNPALNEPFGLTLLEAAAARLPVVATDSGGPNDIIERCGNGLLVCPKDIENIADACHEIITDRKKWIRYASAGGEAIAAYDWAAHRQIYHRLIRELVQPAAEPRRCERLLVCDIDNTLLGDRDALQEFLGWQRENADTMALGIATGRSFHSAQAILAAEGVPSPDVIISSVGTQIHWYDRLQRRFVEDEAWKNRVAAGWDAEKVERVADSLGLRRQSRLEQRVGKSSYFLDDNDPDIIEKAFRAAGLDVEIVASHTRYLDILASGIAKHAAVQHVAEMLDLSEARIVVAGDSGNDRAMLRACPRPIVVANWSDGLGEDPALSHAFMAKGSHARGILEGVRHYREAGNW from the coding sequence TTGGAGGATGTTGCTTACGGGATCACGGCTGACACCGGAGGGCACATCAAATATGTGCTCGAACTCGCCGAAGCGAGTGCCGCGGACCCGGCCATTGCACGGATCGATCTGGTCACTCGCGGCTTCTGCGACGCGCAATTGGGTGAACGCTATGCTCCGGGCCGATGCGAAACCGAAGGCAAGATTCGCATCGTCCGACTGGATGACGGCGATCCCTCTTATCTTGGCAAGGAAGATTTGCATCTGCGTCACGAGGAGCTTGTTGAGGCTTTCTTCGCTTATCTTGGCGGGCTCGATCGGCTGCCGGATCTCATCCATGCGCATTATGCCGACGCGGGATTGCTGGCGCGCCGGGCGAAGGAAAAACTCGGCATTCCCTACGTGTTCACCGGCCATTCGCTGGGAGCGGTAAAGCGGCAGGCGAGCGAGATTGACGACGATAATCTCGAGCGACGCATCGCCATCGAAGAGGCGGCGCTGGAGACCGCGAACGCCGTAATCGCAAGTTCGCGTGACGAAGCGGAGGCCCAGTACGCGCATTATCGTTCCATCGAAAGCGGGCACATCCGCGTCATCCCGCCTGGATGCGAACTGGAGCGGTTCGAAAACGCGAAGCCGACCGACAAGGCAAGGCGGGATATCGCCCGCTTCCTCCGCGAACCGGGCAAACCGATGATCCTCGCCATCGCACGTCCGGTCCGCAAGAAGAACCTGATCGCGCTCGTCGAAGCCTATGCGGCCGATCCCCGTCTTCGCGAGATGGCCAATCTCGTCATCGTGGCAGGCTGCCGGACACGCATGGCCGACCTCGAACCTGAATGCCGCGAAGTTTGCGAGGATCTGATCGCCGCAGTCGATGCGCACGATCTCTATGGCAAGATCGCCTATCCCAAATCGCACGATCCCGAGGACATCCCAGCGTATTATGCGCTGGCCCGCGAAACCGGCGGGGTTTTTGTCAACCCCGCTCTGAACGAGCCTTTCGGCCTGACCTTGCTGGAAGCCGCGGCGGCGCGACTGCCGGTGGTCGCCACCGACAGCGGTGGCCCTAACGACATCATCGAGCGGTGCGGCAACGGGCTGCTGGTCTGCCCCAAGGATATCGAAAACATCGCCGATGCCTGCCATGAGATCATCACCGACCGGAAGAAGTGGATCAGATACGCTTCGGCAGGCGGAGAAGCGATCGCCGCATATGACTGGGCGGCCCATCGCCAGATCTATCACCGCCTGATCCGCGAACTTGTTCAGCCTGCTGCGGAGCCTCGCCGTTGCGAGCGACTGCTGGTCTGCGACATCGACAACACGCTGCTCGGCGATCGCGACGCTCTCCAGGAATTTCTGGGATGGCAAAGGGAGAACGCCGATACCATGGCGCTCGGGATCGCGACGGGCCGCAGCTTCCACAGCGCACAGGCAATTCTGGCCGCCGAGGGAGTTCCCAGCCCCGACGTCATCATCAGCAGCGTCGGCACGCAGATTCACTGGTACGATCGTTTACAGCGGCGGTTCGTCGAGGATGAAGCATGGAAGAACCGCGTCGCGGCCGGCTGGGACGCCGAAAAGGTGGAGCGGGTCGCCGATAGCCTGGGCCTGCGCCGTCAGTCCCGGCTGGAGCAGCGCGTCGGCAAGTCGAGCTATTTTCTGGACGATAACGATCCTGATATCATCGAAAAGGCGTTTCGCGCGGCGGGGCTCGATGTCGAAATCGTGGCTAGCCATACGCGGTACCTCGACATTCTCGCCAGCGGCATAGCCAAACACGCAGCCGTGCAGCATGTGGCAGAGATGCTGGACTTGTCGGAGGCGCGGATCGTCGTGGCCGGCGACAGCGGCAATGACCGGGCCATGCTACGCGCCTGCCCTCGCCCGATCGTGGTTGCCAATTGGAGCGACGGACTGGGTGAGGATCCGGCACTGTCCCATGCCTTCATGGCGAAGGGCAGCCACGCCCGGGGCATCCTTGAAGGTGTTCGGCACTATCGCGAAGCAGGAAATTGGTAA
- a CDS encoding glycosyltransferase family 2 protein: MLTLVRGRQEHLDHLIAGLRAQHRAPDELVVAYMQDKPPRLPDDTGFAIRSVRVDGDPLPLAKARNCAADTSTGDILAFLDVDCIPDPTFVQRAAEAIDGDPTGVYLPEVRYLPANAHGWLDDDGLEPDYASLRAQGERHPAKPDLADCAVRTIDDFGELWGLAFILTADTWHAAEGMNEDYIGYGAEETDLGRRLQRSGASLFWLGGTVCFHQHHTVHKPPLQHFESIVRNARLFRSLWGEWCMDYWLEDFARRGLIERSETVIKVLREPGAAEIEATRQGPQVRFS; encoded by the coding sequence GTGCTCACGCTCGTTCGCGGGCGGCAGGAGCATCTCGATCATCTGATCGCCGGACTGCGCGCTCAGCACCGGGCTCCGGACGAGCTGGTCGTCGCCTATATGCAGGACAAGCCACCCCGATTGCCGGACGATACCGGATTCGCCATTCGCAGCGTCCGGGTAGACGGCGATCCGCTCCCGCTTGCCAAGGCAAGAAACTGCGCGGCAGACACCTCCACCGGCGACATTCTGGCCTTTCTCGACGTCGACTGCATTCCCGATCCCACTTTCGTGCAGCGTGCCGCGGAAGCCATCGACGGAGACCCCACTGGCGTCTATCTGCCCGAGGTTCGCTATCTGCCAGCCAACGCACATGGCTGGCTGGACGACGATGGGCTCGAGCCTGATTACGCTTCGCTACGGGCGCAGGGAGAGCGTCATCCGGCGAAACCCGACCTCGCGGACTGCGCAGTTCGCACTATCGATGATTTCGGGGAGCTGTGGGGCCTGGCCTTCATTCTGACCGCCGATACATGGCACGCGGCGGAGGGAATGAACGAGGATTATATCGGCTACGGAGCGGAAGAAACCGATTTGGGGCGGCGATTGCAACGCAGCGGCGCGTCGCTTTTCTGGCTGGGCGGAACCGTGTGTTTTCATCAGCACCACACGGTGCACAAACCCCCGCTCCAGCATTTCGAAAGTATCGTCCGCAACGCCCGGTTGTTCCGTTCGCTGTGGGGCGAATGGTGCATGGATTACTGGCTCGAGGACTTCGCTCGGCGTGGCCTGATCGAACGGAGCGAAACCGTTATAAAGGTGCTGCGCGAGCCCGGCGCGGCCGAAATCGAAGCGACCCGCCAAGGTCCGCAGGTTCGCTTCAGCTAA
- a CDS encoding urea carboxylase-associated family protein, with the protein MITENGKTQRIEPRSGVAVELNEGDYLTIFDPEGMQVSDLVAVARHDAREIISNGRTFDYEETTRLTSGSRLWSNRSNPMLRIVEDTVGTHDFLLTPCSKATFEHFYPDQPVHRGCFGNLAEALAPYGVEPDAIPTAFNVFMNVPLKADGSLSVEPPVSKPGDFIRLRAEMDLVVGLTACSAYASNGGSFKPIDYRVDPAESDG; encoded by the coding sequence ATGATCACCGAAAACGGCAAGACACAGCGCATCGAGCCACGCAGCGGTGTGGCTGTCGAACTGAACGAGGGCGATTATCTGACAATATTCGATCCGGAAGGGATGCAGGTGAGCGATCTGGTCGCCGTGGCCCGTCACGATGCGCGCGAGATCATCTCTAACGGACGCACCTTCGACTACGAGGAGACGACGCGGCTGACCTCGGGATCGAGGCTCTGGTCCAACAGGTCGAATCCGATGCTGCGGATCGTGGAGGATACGGTCGGCACCCACGATTTCCTGCTGACCCCCTGTTCGAAGGCGACCTTCGAACATTTCTATCCCGATCAGCCGGTCCATCGTGGATGTTTCGGCAATCTGGCCGAGGCGCTCGCACCCTATGGCGTCGAACCCGACGCGATACCGACGGCGTTCAACGTGTTCATGAACGTTCCGCTCAAAGCCGACGGATCGCTGTCGGTCGAACCGCCTGTGAGCAAACCAGGAGATTTCATCCGCCTCCGCGCCGAAATGGACCTCGTCGTGGGTTTGACGGCGTGTTCGGCCTATGCCTCCAATGGCGGCTCGTTCAAGCCGATCGACTATCGGGTCGACCCGGCCGAGAGTGACGGGTGA
- a CDS encoding glycosyltransferase: MTARPLVFFAHHQGRGHANRIMAVAAHIPEERPLHVLTAKPEQFDAMPREFSVTELPNMIGAASRSEALHDQPTPSVMHCVPLGVEAMRQHMGIIAETLRALDPALFVIDVSAEIALLARIMSVPAITIRMHGDRSDIGHLAGYEAGVGMLAPFDERIEQADYPQWARARTFYTGGLCTTKDPVRPRDEARKALGLPLDKPITLVIAGGGGSGTPYAPLTVAARAEPEALWLVAGPVHREGHETDFGNLRELGWIDNLTDYLCAADRVVASAGDNTVHEIARAGKPFLCIPEWRYFDEQQAKAAELARLGAAVHLPTWPASIPEWQKALDRTDALDTSILASLHDPDAARRAAEWLESEATRLWQVS; encoded by the coding sequence ATGACGGCCCGGCCGCTGGTTTTCTTCGCGCACCATCAGGGGCGTGGCCATGCCAACCGGATCATGGCCGTCGCTGCACATATCCCCGAAGAAAGGCCGCTCCATGTCCTGACGGCAAAGCCCGAACAGTTCGACGCAATGCCGCGCGAATTCTCGGTGACGGAGCTGCCGAACATGATCGGTGCCGCCTCGCGGAGCGAAGCTTTGCACGACCAGCCTACGCCATCTGTCATGCATTGCGTGCCCCTGGGGGTGGAAGCGATGCGCCAGCATATGGGCATCATCGCCGAAACCCTGCGCGCGCTCGATCCGGCGCTGTTTGTCATCGACGTGTCGGCGGAAATCGCGCTGCTCGCCCGGATCATGAGTGTGCCGGCCATAACCATCCGGATGCACGGGGACCGCTCGGATATCGGTCACCTCGCCGGTTACGAGGCGGGCGTCGGAATGCTTGCCCCATTCGACGAACGGATCGAACAGGCGGATTACCCGCAATGGGCGCGGGCGCGAACCTTCTACACCGGCGGGCTCTGCACGACGAAGGACCCCGTCCGGCCGCGCGATGAAGCACGCAAGGCGCTCGGCCTCCCGCTCGACAAGCCGATTACGCTTGTCATTGCGGGCGGGGGCGGTTCGGGTACGCCCTATGCGCCTCTGACGGTTGCTGCACGGGCGGAGCCGGAGGCGCTGTGGCTGGTTGCAGGCCCGGTCCACCGTGAAGGGCACGAAACCGATTTCGGGAATTTGCGCGAACTGGGCTGGATCGACAATCTGACCGATTATCTGTGCGCGGCCGACCGGGTGGTCGCTTCGGCAGGCGACAACACGGTCCACGAGATCGCCCGTGCCGGCAAGCCGTTCCTGTGCATTCCCGAATGGCGTTATTTCGACGAGCAGCAAGCCAAGGCGGCGGAGCTTGCTCGTCTGGGGGCCGCCGTTCATCTGCCGACCTGGCCCGCCTCCATTCCGGAATGGCAGAAAGCGCTGGATCGGACGGACGCACTCGATACGAGCATACTTGCGAGCCTCCATGATCCGGACGCGGCGCGCCGGGCTGCCGAGTGGCTCGAGAGTGAAGCCACGCGGCTATGGCAGGTTAGCTGA
- a CDS encoding Crp/Fnr family transcriptional regulator, producing MHTKLFLKGRLREDLRAEEKRALEDSVSEIINLPPRTTLVERGERLENSYYLVEGTMLRHLDDRKGERQLVGLNISGDFVDLHGFAMKRLDHNVATLGKAVIAKVPHRAIAALVERFPHLARAMWFSTLLDAAMHREWIFRLGRLNAEGRIAHLISELIQRLKFVGQYDGRNFPIPLLQRDYAEACGITSVHANRSFKRLKERQILDPRGDGRITILDESALFKLCEFNGAYLYGNGELALNALDDR from the coding sequence ATGCACACCAAACTTTTTCTGAAGGGCCGCTTGCGGGAGGATCTACGCGCCGAAGAAAAGCGCGCGCTTGAAGATTCCGTTTCCGAAATCATCAACCTTCCTCCGCGGACCACACTTGTCGAACGGGGGGAGCGGCTCGAGAACTCCTATTATCTCGTCGAAGGCACGATGCTGCGCCATCTCGACGATCGAAAGGGCGAACGGCAGCTGGTCGGGCTGAACATTTCGGGGGACTTCGTTGACCTTCACGGTTTCGCGATGAAACGGCTCGATCACAATGTGGCGACGCTTGGCAAGGCTGTCATCGCCAAAGTTCCGCATCGGGCTATCGCCGCGCTCGTCGAGAGATTTCCCCATCTCGCGCGGGCCATGTGGTTCTCGACTCTGCTGGACGCGGCCATGCATCGCGAATGGATTTTCCGCTTGGGCCGGCTGAACGCGGAAGGCCGCATCGCCCATCTTATTTCGGAACTGATCCAGCGCCTCAAATTCGTGGGCCAGTATGACGGGCGAAATTTTCCCATTCCCTTGCTGCAACGCGATTACGCCGAGGCGTGCGGGATTACCTCCGTACATGCCAACCGAAGCTTCAAGCGGTTGAAAGAGCGCCAAATTCTCGATCCTCGCGGTGATGGCAGGATAACCATCCTCGACGAATCGGCCCTGTTCAAACTGTGCGAGTTCAATGGAGCCTATCTCTACGGCAACGGCGAACTGGCTCTGAATGCGCTCGACGATCGCTAG
- a CDS encoding glycosyltransferase family 4 protein has product MRIGHVAPVIYPAPPVAYGGTERVVADLSTAQAALGHDVTVFGPADSVLPGVRLIGDYRSLSSCAAEAGQPLPPGFPAELEAVQLADLVRRGGEFDVIHLHGSAHASGVCAALGVPTFRTIHWRADEPDHVEHFAQFPRERIIAISQRQAQDVPDASLAGVVLHGMPLDRFAMSTRAAQQGGGYLAFIGRMTDQKRPDRAIALAKALDMPLRLAGPIDPGNPTYFERVVEPHLDGDIVHVGSLTDGDKGPFLSGASALVFPIDWPEPFGLVMIEAMACGVPVIAWDQGSVREVIDDAVTGIIVESVEEATSRFDEVLRLDPSIIRETFERRFSVERMASQVIELYRAHSPI; this is encoded by the coding sequence ATGCGTATAGGTCACGTCGCGCCGGTGATTTATCCCGCGCCTCCGGTTGCTTACGGCGGAACGGAGCGGGTAGTCGCGGACCTTTCAACGGCACAGGCGGCGTTGGGTCATGATGTCACCGTTTTCGGACCGGCGGACAGCGTTCTTCCCGGTGTGCGACTGATAGGCGATTACCGATCGTTGTCTTCCTGTGCAGCCGAGGCGGGCCAGCCGCTTCCACCCGGCTTTCCGGCGGAGCTTGAAGCCGTGCAGCTTGCCGATCTGGTGCGTCGCGGCGGTGAGTTCGACGTGATCCACCTTCACGGGTCTGCCCATGCCAGCGGTGTCTGCGCCGCACTGGGCGTGCCGACGTTCCGGACCATTCACTGGCGAGCCGACGAACCCGACCATGTCGAGCATTTCGCTCAGTTCCCGCGCGAGCGGATCATCGCGATTTCGCAGCGGCAGGCACAGGATGTACCGGACGCCAGTCTCGCCGGTGTCGTGCTTCACGGAATGCCCCTGGACCGATTCGCAATGTCGACAAGGGCGGCTCAACAGGGGGGCGGCTATCTCGCCTTCATCGGCCGGATGACCGACCAGAAGCGCCCCGACCGCGCCATCGCATTGGCCAAGGCCCTCGATATGCCTCTGCGGCTCGCAGGACCGATCGATCCGGGCAATCCGACCTATTTCGAGCGTGTCGTAGAGCCTCATCTCGACGGCGATATCGTCCATGTCGGGAGTCTGACGGACGGCGACAAAGGGCCTTTCCTGTCGGGGGCATCCGCGCTGGTCTTTCCGATCGACTGGCCCGAACCGTTCGGGCTCGTGATGATCGAGGCGATGGCCTGCGGTGTTCCGGTGATTGCCTGGGACCAGGGCAGCGTGCGCGAGGTAATCGATGACGCGGTAACGGGTATTATCGTCGAGTCGGTCGAGGAAGCCACAAGCCGTTTCGACGAGGTGCTTCGTCTCGATCCGTCAATTATCCGAGAGACCTTCGAACGCCGCTTCTCGGTGGAGAGAATGGCGTCGCAGGTGATCGAACTTTATCGGGCGCACTCCCCGATCTAG
- the metF gene encoding methylenetetrahydrofolate reductase [NAD(P)H], producing MREAHRALETPLFSGLPGDIEVSFEFFPPKTEKMGETLWQSVATLAPLGPRFVSVTYGAGGSTRERTHEQVKRIQNEAGIPAAAHLTCVAATREEVDQVARHYWEEGIRHIVALRGDAPDGNSTYAPHPGGYENSVDLIAGLRKVADFEISVAAYPETHPDSADRHADLANLKAKFDAGATRAITQFFFEPECFFEFRDVARKAGIEGEIVPGIMPVMSFAAVQRMSGLCGTAIPHWMSGLFDGLDERPEARQLVSATIAAELCRRLYAGGVRQFHFYTLNRAELSYAICHMLGLRPKGAMP from the coding sequence ATGCGCGAAGCGCATCGCGCTCTGGAAACGCCTCTCTTTTCGGGGCTTCCCGGCGACATTGAAGTGAGCTTCGAATTCTTTCCGCCCAAGACCGAGAAGATGGGCGAGACGTTGTGGCAGAGCGTCGCGACGCTCGCTCCGCTGGGTCCGCGCTTCGTTTCGGTCACCTATGGCGCGGGTGGATCGACGCGAGAGCGCACGCACGAACAGGTCAAGCGCATCCAGAACGAGGCGGGCATTCCCGCCGCTGCGCATCTGACCTGTGTCGCGGCGACGCGCGAGGAAGTGGACCAGGTCGCCCGCCATTACTGGGAGGAGGGCATCCGCCACATCGTCGCGCTGCGGGGCGATGCGCCGGACGGCAACTCCACCTATGCGCCGCATCCCGGCGGATACGAGAACTCGGTCGACCTGATCGCCGGCCTCAGGAAAGTCGCGGATTTCGAAATATCGGTCGCCGCCTATCCGGAAACGCATCCCGACAGCGCCGACCGGCACGCCGATCTTGCTAACCTCAAGGCGAAGTTCGACGCCGGTGCGACCCGCGCGATCACGCAGTTTTTCTTTGAGCCCGAATGCTTCTTCGAATTCCGCGATGTGGCGCGCAAGGCCGGGATCGAGGGTGAGATTGTGCCCGGCATCATGCCGGTGATGAGCTTCGCCGCCGTTCAGCGTATGTCGGGCCTGTGCGGAACCGCCATCCCGCACTGGATGAGCGGCCTTTTCGACGGGCTCGACGAGCGGCCCGAGGCGCGCCAGCTCGTGAGCGCCACGATCGCCGCCGAACTGTGCCGGCGCCTCTATGCGGGCGGGGTGCGGCAGTTCCACTTTTACACGCTCAATCGCGCCGAGCTGAGCTACGCCATCTGTCACATGCTCGGCCTCCGACCGAAAGGGGCAATGCCATGA
- a CDS encoding ArsR/SmtB family transcription factor produces the protein MRTEATFRALADLTRIRILRLLVSMELAVGELAQVLGQSQPRVSRHVAILCESGLAERRKEGSWVFLRLSRAEGPGGEVLTALSSLLHHMVEADPELAQACAQDRRRLGEIREAREAQAQDYFAANAHDWDELRQLHSSDEKVEAALDRALGSRELGRLLDVGTGTGRMAELFAGRTERVVALDKSLAMLRVARAKLQNLPTDHVDLVQGDFVDLPFDAGEFDTVLFHQVLHFAQSPAAVLSEAARVTRSGGAVAIVDFAAHSREDLREKHAHARLGFTDEQMHELLVAAGFSPAAPAALDDGELTVKIWVAERLAPRDERMAS, from the coding sequence ATGCGCACCGAAGCGACCTTCCGGGCACTTGCCGACCTGACCAGGATCCGTATCCTGCGTCTCCTCGTTTCGATGGAGCTCGCGGTCGGCGAACTGGCGCAGGTTCTGGGGCAGAGCCAGCCGCGTGTTTCCAGGCATGTCGCTATTCTCTGCGAAAGCGGATTGGCGGAACGGCGCAAGGAAGGCAGCTGGGTGTTCCTGCGTCTGTCGCGTGCCGAAGGACCCGGTGGCGAGGTTCTGACGGCCCTTTCCAGTCTGTTGCACCACATGGTCGAGGCCGATCCCGAACTGGCGCAGGCGTGCGCACAAGACCGTCGCAGGCTGGGCGAAATCCGTGAGGCGCGCGAGGCGCAGGCTCAGGATTATTTTGCGGCCAACGCCCATGACTGGGATGAATTGCGACAACTTCACAGTTCGGACGAGAAGGTCGAGGCCGCGCTTGACCGGGCGCTGGGTTCGCGCGAGCTCGGCCGGCTGCTGGATGTGGGAACCGGTACTGGCCGGATGGCCGAGCTGTTCGCCGGGCGGACCGAACGGGTCGTGGCGCTCGACAAGAGTCTGGCCATGCTGCGCGTCGCGCGTGCCAAATTGCAGAACCTTCCGACGGATCACGTCGACCTGGTGCAGGGCGACTTCGTCGATCTGCCGTTCGATGCCGGGGAGTTCGACACGGTGCTGTTTCACCAAGTCCTCCATTTCGCGCAAAGTCCTGCGGCTGTGCTATCCGAGGCGGCACGGGTCACCCGGAGCGGCGGTGCCGTCGCGATCGTCGATTTCGCTGCCCATTCTCGCGAGGATTTGCGCGAGAAACATGCCCATGCGCGTCTGGGCTTCACCGACGAGCAAATGCACGAATTGCTGGTGGCTGCGGGTTTCAGCCCGGCCGCGCCGGCTGCGCTCGACGACGGAGAACTGACCGTGAAGATCTGGGTGGCCGAGCGGCTTGCTCCGCGCGATGAAAGGATGGCTTCGTGA